The following proteins come from a genomic window of Coffea arabica cultivar ET-39 chromosome 11c, Coffea Arabica ET-39 HiFi, whole genome shotgun sequence:
- the LOC113716558 gene encoding uncharacterized protein, which yields MQITVHFTSYSLLHTTSFRSERKFAALSVEEREAQRKKSREAYHRKKLEKIVSKSFPQQFEEACKSPASTSVIHSLPGQQCSHGFNDKLSQPIASQISKHNHNVHGIIGCNQAHSWNEVSCSHFTKHFIGASKAGIRISPSSNNNTQLSCAKLGKKLKQPISSFSSYEKGSSSNSVTQHTCVAIDMIQNADKSFICMNCYKFLTEIAEETSDLSAILPTYEVYEVPHNRSARRRRNAGY from the exons ATGCAAATTACAGTGCATTTTACATCTTACAGCTTGCTTCATACAACTAGCTTCAGATCAG agagaaaatttgcTGCTCTATCTGTCGAAGAGAGAGAAGCTCAGCGGAAAAAGAGCAGAGAAGCTTATCACaggaaaaaattggaaaaaatagTTTCCAAGTCCTTCCCACAACAATTTGAAGAGGCTTGTAAATCACCAGCTTCTACATCTGTTATACATAGCCTTCCTGGTCAACAATGTTCTCATG GTTTCAATGATAAACTCAGCCAGCCCATTGCTtctcaaatttccaaacacaACCACAATGTTCATGGAATTATTGGTTGTAATCAAG CTCATTCATGGAACGAAGTCTCATGCTCTCATTTTACAAAACACTTTATAG GTGCCTCAAAAGCTGGTATTCGAATTTCTCCCTCTTCAAACAACAATACTCAATTAtcttgtgctaagttgggtAAAAAATTAAAGCAACCGATTTCTTCATTCTCAAGCTATGAGAAAG GATCTTCTTCTAACTCTGTTACACAACACACATGTGTAGCTATTGACATGATACAAAATGCAG ATAAATCATTCATATGCATGAACTGCTACAAATTCCTGACAGAAATAGCTGAAGAAACTTCAG ATTTGTCAGCTATCCTTCCAACATACGAGGTGTATGAAGTTCCTCATAATCGTTCTGCTAGAAGAAGGAGAAATGCAGGTTACTAG